From a single Streptomyces sp. 1331.2 genomic region:
- the ctaD gene encoding aa3-type cytochrome oxidase subunit I, whose protein sequence is MTILNEPAAAGGGAEAVTVGAQRTRKPGSTIIKWLTTTDHKTIGTLYLGTSFAFFLIGGILALVMRAELARPGTQILSNEQFNQAFTMHGTIMLLMFATPLFAGFANWIMPLQIGAPDVAFPRLNMFAYWLYLFGSTIAVCGFLTPNGAANFGWFAYSPLSDAVHSPGVGGDMWIMGLAFSGFGTILGAVNFITTIICMRAPGMTMFRMSIFVWNVLLTSVLVLLAFPVLAAALFALEADRKFGAHVFDPANGGAMLWQHLFWFFGHPEVYIIALPFFGIVSEIIPVFSRKPMFGYSGLIAATIAIAGLSVTVWAHHMYVTGQVLLPFFSFMTFLIAVPTGVKFFNWVGTMWKGSLSFETPMLWTVGFLVTFLFGGLTGVLLASPPIDFHVSDSYFVVAHFHYVVFGTVVFAMFAGFHFWWPKMTGKMLDERLGKITFWTLFFGFHTTFLVQHWLGAEGMPRRYADYLASDGFTTLNTVSTIGSFVLGLSILPFLYNVWKTAKYGEKVTVDDPWGFGRSLEWATSCPPPRHNFLTLPRIRSESPAFDLHHPEIAALDYLENHGEPAKHLAGVTPAKYDAPKLGKGNKEGDA, encoded by the coding sequence GTGACCATCCTCAACGAGCCCGCCGCGGCCGGCGGGGGCGCCGAGGCCGTCACGGTCGGGGCGCAGCGGACCCGGAAGCCGGGTTCGACCATCATCAAGTGGCTGACCACCACTGACCACAAGACGATCGGCACCCTGTACCTGGGCACGTCGTTCGCCTTCTTCCTGATCGGTGGCATCCTCGCCCTGGTCATGCGTGCCGAGCTGGCTCGTCCCGGGACCCAGATCCTGTCGAACGAGCAGTTCAACCAGGCGTTCACGATGCACGGCACGATCATGCTGCTGATGTTCGCGACGCCGCTGTTCGCGGGCTTCGCGAACTGGATCATGCCGCTGCAGATCGGCGCCCCGGACGTGGCGTTCCCGCGTCTGAACATGTTCGCGTACTGGCTGTACCTCTTCGGTTCGACCATCGCGGTCTGCGGCTTCCTGACCCCGAACGGCGCCGCCAACTTCGGTTGGTTCGCCTACTCCCCGCTGTCGGACGCGGTGCACTCGCCCGGCGTCGGCGGCGACATGTGGATCATGGGTCTGGCCTTCTCCGGCTTCGGCACGATCCTCGGTGCGGTCAACTTCATCACCACGATCATCTGCATGCGCGCCCCGGGCATGACGATGTTCCGGATGTCGATCTTCGTCTGGAACGTCCTGCTGACCTCGGTGCTGGTCCTGCTGGCCTTCCCGGTCCTGGCCGCCGCGCTGTTCGCCCTGGAGGCCGACCGCAAGTTCGGTGCCCACGTTTTCGACCCGGCCAACGGCGGGGCGATGCTCTGGCAGCACCTGTTCTGGTTCTTCGGCCACCCCGAGGTGTACATCATCGCGCTGCCGTTCTTCGGCATCGTGTCGGAGATCATCCCGGTCTTCAGCCGCAAGCCGATGTTCGGCTACTCCGGTCTGATCGCGGCCACCATCGCGATCGCCGGTCTGTCCGTGACGGTGTGGGCGCACCACATGTACGTCACCGGACAGGTCCTGCTGCCGTTCTTCTCGTTCATGACCTTCCTGATCGCGGTCCCGACCGGTGTGAAGTTCTTCAACTGGGTCGGCACCATGTGGAAGGGCTCGCTGAGCTTCGAGACCCCGATGCTCTGGACGGTCGGCTTCCTGGTCACCTTCCTCTTCGGTGGTCTGACCGGTGTCCTGCTCGCCTCGCCGCCGATCGACTTCCACGTCTCGGACTCGTACTTCGTCGTCGCCCACTTCCACTACGTGGTCTTCGGCACCGTCGTCTTCGCGATGTTCGCCGGCTTCCACTTCTGGTGGCCGAAGATGACCGGCAAGATGCTGGACGAGCGCCTCGGCAAGATCACCTTCTGGACGCTGTTCTTCGGCTTCCACACCACCTTCCTGGTGCAGCACTGGCTCGGCGCGGAGGGCATGCCCCGCCGCTACGCCGACTACCTGGCCTCGGACGGCTTCACCACCCTGAACACCGTCTCGACCATCGGCTCCTTCGTGCTCGGCCTGTCGATCCTGCCGTTCCTCTACAACGTCTGGAAGACCGCCAAGTACGGCGAGAAGGTCACCGTGGACGACCCGTGGGGCTTCGGCCGCTCCCTGGAGTGGGCGACCTCCTGCCCGCCGCCGCGGCACAACTTCCTCACCCTGCCCCGGATCCGCTCCGAATCCCCGGCCTTCGACCTCCACCACCCGGAGATCGCCGCGCTGGACTACCTGGAGAACCACGGTGAGCCGGCCAAGCACCTCGCCGGCGTGACCCCGGCGAAGTACGACGCCCCGAAGCTGGGCAAGGGCAACAAGGAGGGCGACGCCTGA
- a CDS encoding cytochrome c oxidase subunit 4, producing the protein MKEQGKIFLGLSVFVLAMAITYGLWTNNSGPGLEAAGTTALFLAFALCAFIGYYLAFTARRVDSGAGDNPEAEVADDAGELGFFAPHSWQPLSLALGGALAFLGVIFGWWLMFWAAPIIMIGIFGWVFEFYRGENQNQ; encoded by the coding sequence ATGAAGGAACAGGGAAAGATCTTCCTTGGCCTGTCGGTCTTCGTGCTGGCGATGGCCATCACCTACGGCCTGTGGACCAACAACTCGGGGCCGGGCCTGGAGGCCGCCGGTACCACCGCGCTGTTCCTGGCCTTCGCGCTGTGCGCCTTCATCGGGTACTACCTCGCCTTCACCGCCCGCCGGGTGGACAGCGGCGCGGGTGACAACCCCGAGGCCGAGGTCGCGGACGACGCCGGCGAGCTGGGCTTCTTCGCCCCGCACAGCTGGCAGCCGCTCTCGCTGGCGCTCGGTGGCGCGCTGGCCTTCCTGGGCGTGATCTTCGGCTGGTGGCTGATGTTCTGGGCCGCCCCGATCATCATGATCGGCATCTTCGGATGGGTCTTCGAGTTCTACCGGGGCGAGAACCAGAACCAGTAG